ACCGTCCAGCTCGCGGTGCTGCCCGCCACCGCCGCGGGGACGCACCGGGCCGCCGGGGCCGCCGCCGAGTCGCTCTGGCTCTCGTGACCCTCGCGCCCCCGGGCCCCGGAGCCGAGGAGGACCCGGCTCCGGACCACGACGCAGCCTCGGCCTCCGCCACGGCCACTGCCACCGCCGTGCCCGCCTCCCTCGGCACCAAGGTGCGCTCGGCCGCCCGCTGGAGCCTGATCAACACCGTGGTGATGCGGCTGGGCAACTTCGCCACCGGCATCATCCTCGCCCGGTACGTGCTCGGCCCGGCGGCCTGGGGCGTCTACGGGATGGCGCAGACCGTGCTGCTGGTGCTGCTGTCCGCCAACGAACTGGGCGTGGGCCTGGCCATCGTCCGCTGGGACGGCGACCCCCGGCGCTTCGCGCCGACCGTGCTGACCCTGAGCACCCTCTCCAGCAGCCTGCTCTACGCCGTGCTCTTCGCCGTCGCCCCGGCCGTGGCCGGGCTGCTGGGAACCCCGAGCGCGGCCGGGGTGCTCCGGGTGATGTGCCTGTGCGTGGTGCTGGACGGGCTGTCGCAGGTGCCGGCCGGCTTCCTCACCCGGGAGTTCGCCCAGGGGCGACGGATGGTGATCGACGCCGTCAACTTCGCGCTGAGCACCGGGATCACGCTGGCGCTGGCGTTCCGCGGCTGGGGCCCGATGAGCTTCGCCTGGGGCTCGGTGGCGGGCAATGTCGCCGCGCTGATCGGCTGCTGCCTGGCTGCGCCGGGGACGCTGCGCTTCGGCTGGAACGCCGAGCAGGCACGGGCGCTGCTGCGGTTCGGGCTGCCGCTGGCCGGGGCCAGCCTGCTGGCGCTGGGCGTGGTCAACGTCGACACCATGGTGGTCGGCGCCACCCTGGGCAAGGTCGAACTCGGCTTCTACGTCCTGGCGTTCAATATGTCAGGCTGGCCGGTGCGGATCATCTCGGAGGCGGCGAGACGGGTCTCCTTCGCCGGCTTCTCCCGGTTGGCGGACTCCCCGCAGGCGCTGGCCGCCGGCTTCTCCCGGGCGCTGGGCGTGCTGGTCACCGGCACCGTCCCGCTCTGTGTGCTGCTGGCCGGGCTGGCCGCGCCGGTGGTCCAGCTGGTCTACGGCTCGGAGTGGCTTCCGGCCGCCAGGGCGCTGCCCTGGCTGATGGCGCTGGGCCTGGTCCGGATCGGCTGCGAGCTCTCCTACGACTGCCTGGTGGCCTGCGGACAGCGCCGACTGCTGATCATCGCCCAGGGCGTGTGGCTGGGCGCGCTGATCCCGGTGCTGATCGTCGCCGCCCGGACCCGCGGCATCGTCGGGGTGTCCGAGGGCCATGTCCTGGTCGCGGCCGGGATCGTGGTCCCGGTCTTCCTGCTGGGACTGCACCGGGGCGGCATCGGCCCCGCCGCCGTGGCCCGCGCCTGCGCCTGGCCGTTCCTCGGCGGGGCGGTGATGGCGGCCGGGATCTGGGGCCTGGAGCACGCCCTCGGCACCGGCCGTCCCGCACTGCTCGCGGTCGCGGCGGCGGTCACCCTCGCCTACCTGGTCTGCGTGCTCCCCAGCCGCGGCTTCCTGCTGGGCCGCCCCGCCCGGCCCGGACGCCACCGGGCGGCCGCCCGCCCCCTGCCGACCCCGGTCGACCGGTAACCGAAGGAGAGTGGACGATGCGTCAGATCACCCGGCTGCCCTGGGACCTGCTCAAGGAGACCTTCGGCTGGCTGGTCCTCTACGAGGCCCGCAACAAGGTCGCGCTGGCCTCCTCCGCCCGGCGGCTGCACCGGTTCGAACGGGCGGAGGTCGCGCGGCTGGCGGCGACCCTGCCGACGCCGCGCCACGCCGCCCCCTCCGCCCTGGTGGCCACGGTGATCGCCACCCACCGGCGGCCCGAGTCACTGCTGGCCGCGGTGCGGTCGGCGCTGGCCCAGACCATCACCGACCAGGTGGTCATGGTCGTCGACGACGGCGCGGGACTGCCCGCGCTCCCCGACGACCCGAGGCTGTTCGCCGTCTCGCTCTCCCGCAACACGGGTGTCGCCGGGGTGGTCCGCAATGTCGGGATCGGACTCACCCGCTCCCGCTTCGTGGCCTTCCTGGACGACGACAACCTCTGGGAACCGGACCACCTCCAGCAGGCGCTGACCGCGCTGGTGCCGTTCGGCCCCGAGGGCGTCTACACCGCGCTGCGCCGGGTGCTGCCCGACGGCAGCGAGAAGGACGTGCTCTCCGTCCCCTTCGACCGCCGCCGCGCAGCCCGCGAGGCCTTCCTCGACACCAACGCCTTCGTCGCCCGCCGCAACCGCGACCTCCACTTCAGCCGCCTCCGCCGCACGCCCGAGGTGCTGCCGCGCGAGGACTGGGAGCTGATCCACCGCTACAGCCGCCGCCACCCGGTGGTCCACCTCCCGGTCGCCACCGTCCGCTACCTGGTCAACCCCGACAGCTACTACAGCGCCTGGGACCGACCGCCCGCGCCGACCGGGTAGCCGGGCCGGACCGGCTCACGGTCCGGGGGTGGCCCGGAGGGCGGCGTTGCTGAGGAGGGCGGCGGCCGCCGCGCGGCTCGGGGCCCGGCCGAGGGCGGCCCGGCTGGCCTCGCGCAGCAGCACCGCGGCGCGGAAGGCGGTGGAGGCGAGGCCGCCGTGGCGGCGGCGGTGCAGCCGGACCCGGTTGAGCACCAGCAGCGTCCACAGCCGGGGCGATACCTGGGAGTCGCCGCCCAGGTGCTCGGCCGAGGCCGTGGGCTGGAGCCGGGTGGCGAAGCCGAGGTCCCGGGCCCGGAGGCAGTACTCGGTCTCCTCGGAGTAGAGGAAGTAGGACTCGTCCCAGCGCCCGCAGGCGTCCAGGCACTCGCGGGAGAGCAGCATCAGCGCGCCGGAGGCCCAGTCGGCGCGGGTCCGGCGGGTGTAGGCGGCCGGGTCGGTGATCAGTTCGCCCAGCGCCGGGAAGCGCCCGGCCCGGCGGTTGCCGATGACCGCCTCGCCGAGCGCCCGGACCACGCTGGGCTCCCGGCGCAGCGAGGGCATCCTGGTCCCGTCGGCCTCGTACAGCAGCGGGACGGCGATGCCGACCCGGTCGCCGTCGGGCAGCTGCTCGCCGAGGGTGTCGACCAGGGCCGCCGCGCAGCCGGGGTGCAGCCGGATGTCGGGGTTGCAGATCAGCACCGCGCGGACGTCCGGTCCCGCGGCGTCGAGGGCGGCGTTGATCGCGGCGGAGTAGCCGGCGTTGCGGCCGGTCTGCACCAGGGTCGCGTCGGGGGCCTGCTCCCGCAGGAGGGCCACGGTCTCGTCGGCGGAGTCGTTGTCGGCGACGACGAGCCGCCAGTCGTCGACTCCGGCCAGGCCCTCCTCCAGCGAGGCCAGGAAGCCGGGGAGGACCCGGGAGCTGTTCCAGGTGACGGCGATGACGGCCACGGTGGTCGGCTTGGGTGAGGTTGGCATCGGTTCAGTTCTCCACGAGTTGGGGGACGGGGTGGCGGCGGACGGGCGCGGGCAGGGCGGTCGCCGCCTCCGCGTCGGCACGGACGAAGGCGAGGTAGCGGCCGCCGGCGCCGAGGGTGAGGAAGAACATCCCGGCGAACATGGCGAAGCTCAGCGAGTCGAAGGTGGCGCTGATCACCAGGGCGACCAGCGCCGAGGCGAAGAACGCCTGCCCCAGCTCCCGGTCGGACTCGGTGCGGGCCAACCGCCGGATCGCACCGCCCTGGTGGATGCCGGTCAGGTAGAGCGTCAGCAGGGCGACCAGCCCGAAGGCGCCCATCTCGGCGGCGGAGAGCATGTACTGGTTGTCGGTGAAGAAGTAGAGGTCCGGCGTGAAGGTCCCGAACCCCCGTCCGAACAGCGGCCGTTCGGTGAGGTACGGGAGGATCTCGGAGTACTTCACGGTCCGGGCCTGGGTGCTGCTGTCCGAGTTGGAGAGGAAGGAGGAGAAGAGGTTGATGATGGTGCCGATCAGCCCGGGGATGACCATCTTCAGGGCTCCGACCGAGGCGATGACCACGCCGATCGCGGTCCACCGCCGCTGCGGCCGCCAGCGGAGCACCATCACGGCCAGCACCAGCGCGATGCCGATGATGGAAGTCCGGGAGACGGTCAGCGGCAGTGCGCCGCCCATGATCACCACCGGCCCCCAGCGGCGGACCAGGTGCAGGTGCCGGCGGACCGGGTCGAAGGCCTGCTGGATGGCGAAGGGCAGCAGGATGGACAGCATCCCGCCGAACTCCAGCGGCTGCGCCGTGGTCGAGCGGGGCCGGGTGAACGAGCCCCGGTCCATCGCCGAGATACCGGTGGTGCTGGCGTGCAGGCCGGGGATGTTGATGGAGTCGGCGATGTTGGTGGAGGTGAAGAAGTCGTAGTAGCCGAGCGCGGCGACCACCGTGGCCATCACGATCAGCCGGCGCATCAGCGTGTCCAGCCGGGCCCGGTCCTGGATCCCGGCCGAGGTCAGCACCACCAGGCCGACCCAGGCCAGCAGCCCGATCAGCCCCCGGTCGGCGCCCATCACCTCCTCGTGCGAGCTGGAGCGCAGCGCGTCGGCGACATAGGAGCAGAGCACCGCGCCGGTCAGCACGCACATCGCCAGCCTCGGCCCGCGGGTGCCGGCCGCCGGGACGATCCGGTCGCAGAACCAGGTCGCCAGGTACCACATCAGTCCGAGCAGCGCGAAGACGTTGGCCGGGGTGCCGACCCCGCCGAGCGCCGGCAGCGCCAGGTCGGAGGGGATGAACAGGGCCAGCGCCAGGTAGACGGTGAGCACGGTGGTGGCGTCCACCGGGTGGCCGAGGAGCCGGCCGGCGGCCCGGCGGACCGGCCAGGGGTTGATCCGCGCCCCCTGGAACGGCCGCCTGCGTCGTGCCAGCACCACGCTCTCGGTGACGAAGGAGAGCAGCAGCCCGCCGGTGGCGCCGAGGATGACCACCCCGGCCACGAACTGGTACTTGCTCTTGGACTGGGTGACCGGCGCCTGCGGCAGCACCACCGGCGCGGTGGTCACCATGTAGGCGGCCGGCACGCCCGCCTGCTGCTGGAGGGCCGCGAGTTGGGATCCGGCGAAGGCGGTGATGGTGCTGGTCTCGTGGAGCACCTTGTCCCGGTCGGGGCCGGTGACGGTGAGCGTGATCAGCGGGCCCGAGGCGTCGGCGGCGAAGCCGACGGTGTAGGCGTCGGTGACGCCCAGCCCCTGCAGCGCCTCGGCCGAGTCGCCGGACTCCACGGTGCGGATCAACAGGTCGGCAGTGACCACCAGCGAGCCGCCGGCGTTGGAGATCGGGTTGCCGTAGGTCGGGGCGAGCTCGGCCACGGCCGAGGAGTCGAGCAGCGAGACCGAGCTGGTCGACTGGTAGACCGGCGGCACGTGGACGTACAGGTAGCCGCCGGCCAGCAGCCCCAGCAGGGTCAGCGGCACCATCAGGTACCAGCGCCGGCGCAGCACGGCCAGAATCTCACTGATGGTCATGTCCGGCCCCCTGCAACGGAGTCGGTGCTGCGTGAATCGGTGGCAGCGGCCGGAGCGCCCTGACAGTATCGGTGCTGACGGAAGGATGTCCCTTGTCGCCCGGTGAGTTCCTTCGTGTGCTGATCCGCCGCTGGTACCTGCTGGTGCTGGCGCTGCTGCTGGCCCTGGGCGGCGCCTACCACGTGCTGCGGCCGACCCGGCTGTACCTCAGCTCGGCGGTGATCGTGCTCAAGCCGCCGGTGACCGGTGGACAGCCGAACCAACTGGCCAACCTCCAGCCGACGCTGGCCACGGTCTCGGTCGCGGTGCTGCAGCAGATGCAGTCGCCCTCCGGCCTGGCCGAGCTGCACGCCGCCGGGGTGCACGGGACGTACGGGCTGCTGCCGAGGAACAGCGGGACCAGCGCCACCCCGCAGTACCTGATCCCCTCGGTGCAGGTGCAGTCCGAGCTGACCGACCCGGCCTCGGCGAACCGGGTGGCGCAGGAGCTGATCGCCGTCTACACCCGGCACGTGGCGGACCTCCAGGCGGCCGAGGGCGTGCCCCTCGCCTCCCGGATGAGCGTGGACGTGCTGGTGGCGCCGAGCGCGGCCGAGGTCTTCGGCACCAAGAGCCGGGGGCTGGCCGGGGTCGGCCTGCTGGGCCTGGTCGGCGGGGTGCTCGCGGCACTGTGGACCGACCGCTGGGCCCTGGCCCGGCAGCGCCGACGCGCGGCGCGGGGCGCGGCGGACGGCGGGACGGACGGCGGCGGTCACAGGCCGCGCCGCTTCCAGGACTCCCACCACAGCCACTCGCGTCCGCGCTCGGCCACGGCCGAGAGCACCAGCGGCTGAAGGTAGGGCATGGCCCGGGCGCCGATCCGCTGCCGCAGCCGCAGCGCCCGGTACTCGGGCAGCGCCGCGAAGCCCGGCAGGCAGTCCTCGGCGAAGGCGACCAGCTCGTCCACCGGGACGACCCCGGTGCGGCCCCGGTCGTAGGCGCGGTAGGCGCGGCGCAGCGCGAACCGGGCCAGCCTGGTGTGCACCACGGTCGCCAGCCGCTCCGCCTCCGGCAGCTGGTCGGCGCACTTGACCAGCACCGACTCGAAGGCGGCCCGGCGCTGCCTGAGGTCGTCCAGCTGGCCGCCGAAGTCGGTGGTGGACATGTTGTTGCCGTGCACCCGGTAGTACGCCTGGTCGGCGCCCCGGACATGGCCGACGTCGGCGTGGGCGGCGAGCCGCATCCACATCTCGATGTCGCCGGCGTGCGGGAGGGCCGGATCGTAGCCGCCGACGGCCCGCTGGAGGCTGGTGCGGACCACCACCTCGGGCGAGGTGATGCAGCCGGTGCCCTCGCGGAACCGGCGCTCCAGCCACCAGTGCCCCGGGTAGACGGCCGAGCCGGTGCCGGTGGTGCGGGCCCTGGGCAGCGGTCCGCCGTGCTGGAACCGCAGCGGCCGGCCGTAGGCGAAGCCGACCTCCGGATGGGCGTCCAGCAGCGCGGCGGCGCGCACCAGCGCCCCGGGGACCAGCCGGTCGTCGGCGGAGAGCAGCGCGACGTAGTCGGTGTCGGCCCACTCCAGCAGGCCCTCGTTGTAGGTGGCGATGTGCCCCTGGTTCCGTTCGTGGACCCGGACCTCGATCCGGGGGTCGGCGGCGGCCAGTTTCCCGGCGACCTCGGCCGAGTCGTCGGGCGAGGCGTCGTCGATGATCAGGACCCGGACGTCGAGCCCGGGTTGCTCGTCGAGGATGCTGTGCACGCAGTCGGCGAGGAAGTGGCCGTACTTGTAGCAGGGGACAACGACACTGAGGGAGCTCATCGGCAGGCGGCCTATCCCCGGTCGGCCTCGGGGGGAGGCGGCCCGGCGCGGGGCCGGATCGCCTCCCCCGGGCCGCACCGGCAGGTGCGGGTGGATGCGGTGGTCAGGGCGGGTCGACGCCGGGTCAGTCCAGGATGTTCTCCGATCCGGAGGGCGACGGCTTCGGCACCGGCTTGCCCTGCTTCGCCGACTGCGTCTCCGCACTGCCGCCGGCACCGGCCGAGGCGGAGGGCGAGGGCGACGCGGCGGCCGAGGCGCTGGGGGTGAACAGCGGGCCGACCCAGTAGTTGTCGTTGCCGTAGCTCCCGGTCGGGAAGGCCGAAGCACCGTAGCTGTAGAGGCCGTTGGCCGATCCGGTGGCATCGGCCAGGGCGGTCAGCGGGTAGTTCTCGAACGCCTGGCCGAAGTAGCCGGAGTTGTAGGCGTAGTTGCCGTTCGGCGCATGGTACGAGACCACGTAGGGCGTGTTCGCGGCGATGGTCACCGGGGTGGCGAAGGTCAGCGTCTGCCAGCCGGAGGCGGTCTCCTTGGTGAAGGTGCCGGTGGCCAGCAGGGTGCCGCCGTTGCTCCACAGGCTGCCGGTGTGGGTGCCGGTGTTGCCCGTGCCCTTGTAGAAGGTGACGCCGGTGACCTGGCCGGCCACCGCGGACTGGAACCGGGTGCCGAGCTCGACCGAGTTGGGATCAGTGGTCTCGTCGGTCACCGTCGGCGTGGTGCCGCCGCTCCACAGCCCGCAGGGGCAGTTGAGCGTCGGCGGGGTGGGGCTGGTGGTGAAGGTCCAGGTGACCGGGGCGGTCATGGCGTTGCCCCAGAGGTCGGTGGCCGACACCGAGGCGGTGTAGGTGGTGTTCAGCGCCAGGTCGCTGGAGGGGGTGAAGGTCACCGAGTCGCCGGTGCCCGGGGCCGCCGTGCCGGGCACGGCGTGGCCTGAGGAGTCGGTGAGGGTGAAGGCCAGCGTGCTGCTGTCGATCTCCTCGTTGAAGGTCGCCGACACCGGCGCCGCGATGGAGACCCCGGTCGCCCCGGAGCCCGGGGTGGTCGTGGTGACCGAGGGCGGGGTGGTCGAGGCGGTGGCGGTGGTCAGCACCGCGTCCACCCAGTAGTTGGCCCCGTTGGAGGTGGAGGTGGGGAACCCGCCCCCGGCGCCGTAGCGGTAGACGCCGTTGTCGCCGTCGGCGCCCTCCTGGAGCGCGGTCAGCGGGGCCAGTCCGGCGCCGCTCCTGGCGAAGTAGCCGGCGTCGTAGGAGTAGTCGCCGCCGGGCGCGTAGTAGCCGGCCACGTAGACGGTGTTGGCCTTGACCGGGACCGGCGTGGCGAAGTCCATCTCCTGCCAGCCGGAGGCGGTCTCGTTGGTGAAGGTGCCGGTGGCCAGCAGGGTGCCGGAGCTGGTCCACAGGCTGCCGGTGTGGGTGCCGGTGTTCCCGGCCGACTTGTAGAAGCGGATGCCGGTGATGGTGCCGGGCACCGAGCTCTCGATCTTGACGCCCACCTCGATCGCGTTGGCGTCCCCGCTGTTGACCGTGCCGGGCACGGCCGAGGCCGGGAAGACCGTGCACGGGCACTGCTGGGCGCCGACGGTGACCGGGACGGTGGCGGTCGCGCCGACGTTGGCGCTGTCGTCCTCGGCCCGGACCTCGATCCTCGCCGCACCGGTGCTGGTCGGGGTCCAGCTGTAGCTCCAGGTCCCCAGGCCGGTGGCCGGGTTCCAGGTGGTCCCGCCGTCGGTGGAGACCTCGACCCGGGCCACCACGGCGCCGGTCGCGGCGGTGGCGGTGCCGGTGATGGTCACCGGCTGCTGGGCCGGGACGGTCGAACCGGCCAGCGGGGCGCGGACGGTGACCGTCGGCCCGGTGGTGACCGCGGACTGGGTCGCCGCCACCAGGCCCGACTGGATGGTCTGCGGCTGGACGCCCATGTCGGCCAGGATGTTGACGGTGGCCTGCTGCATGTCCGGGTCGGCCGTCACCACCTCGTCGGCCGGGTCGGCGGCCGGGACGTTGGTCAGCCCCCAGGACCACTGGACCGTGCCGGTGCCGAAGACCAGGGCGTTCGAGGTCGGGTCGCGGAACTCGACCAGGTTGTTGGTCGCGGTGCCGGTGCCGTAGGTGTTGCCGTAGTCCAGCCGGACGTACTCGCCCGAGGTGATGTTCACGGTGGTCGAGGAGAGGTCGATCTCACCGCTGGGTCTGGTGGAGTCGTTGAGGTCGCTGTCCCACTCGTAGCCGAGCGTCCCGGCCGGGAAGGTCGCGGTCTGCGTCGGGCCGAGCTTGGCGACCGAGGTGTTCCGCCAGATCCGCAGACCGGCATAGGTCCCGGGGACGGTGAGCGCGTCGTTGCGGTTGCCGTTCATGATGAACAGCGAGCCGGTGAGGATGTTCTCCGCCTCCAGTGGCTGCCCGTAGGCGGCACTGCCCGGGTCCAGGAAGGCGCCGGTCCACACCCCCGTCGGATCGGCCACGCCGTCCGGCGGCGTCTGTTCCAGCTTGGTCATCTTGTAGCAGACCAGGGTCCGGTCGGTGGTCGAGGTGCCGTCGATGCTGGCGGCGAACCTGGTCTCCCAGGAGACCTCGTTGCCGCTGAAGAAGGCCTCGTTCACCCCGGCCCTGCGGGCGTTGAGGACATTGGTGAACTGGCTCTGGGTCCAGTACTCGTCGTGGCCGGAGGACATGAAGATCTTGTGGCTGGTCAGGTCGGCCGGTCTGGTCGAGACGTCCGCCCCGGACAGGTAGCTGACGTCGTAGCCGTTCTCCTCCAGCCAGGAGATCATCTCGAACTCCGAACCGAAGATCCCGTTGGCGCCGCCGATGTCCAGCGGGCGGTTGTAGCTGACCG
The Streptacidiphilus albus JL83 genome window above contains:
- a CDS encoding oligosaccharide flippase family protein, whose protein sequence is MTLAPPGPGAEEDPAPDHDAASASATATATAVPASLGTKVRSAARWSLINTVVMRLGNFATGIILARYVLGPAAWGVYGMAQTVLLVLLSANELGVGLAIVRWDGDPRRFAPTVLTLSTLSSSLLYAVLFAVAPAVAGLLGTPSAAGVLRVMCLCVVLDGLSQVPAGFLTREFAQGRRMVIDAVNFALSTGITLALAFRGWGPMSFAWGSVAGNVAALIGCCLAAPGTLRFGWNAEQARALLRFGLPLAGASLLALGVVNVDTMVVGATLGKVELGFYVLAFNMSGWPVRIISEAARRVSFAGFSRLADSPQALAAGFSRALGVLVTGTVPLCVLLAGLAAPVVQLVYGSEWLPAARALPWLMALGLVRIGCELSYDCLVACGQRRLLIIAQGVWLGALIPVLIVAARTRGIVGVSEGHVLVAAGIVVPVFLLGLHRGGIGPAAVARACAWPFLGGAVMAAGIWGLEHALGTGRPALLAVAAAVTLAYLVCVLPSRGFLLGRPARPGRHRAAARPLPTPVDR
- a CDS encoding glycosyltransferase family 2 protein — translated: MRQITRLPWDLLKETFGWLVLYEARNKVALASSARRLHRFERAEVARLAATLPTPRHAAPSALVATVIATHRRPESLLAAVRSALAQTITDQVVMVVDDGAGLPALPDDPRLFAVSLSRNTGVAGVVRNVGIGLTRSRFVAFLDDDNLWEPDHLQQALTALVPFGPEGVYTALRRVLPDGSEKDVLSVPFDRRRAAREAFLDTNAFVARRNRDLHFSRLRRTPEVLPREDWELIHRYSRRHPVVHLPVATVRYLVNPDSYYSAWDRPPAPTG
- a CDS encoding glycosyltransferase — protein: MPTSPKPTTVAVIAVTWNSSRVLPGFLASLEEGLAGVDDWRLVVADNDSADETVALLREQAPDATLVQTGRNAGYSAAINAALDAAGPDVRAVLICNPDIRLHPGCAAALVDTLGEQLPDGDRVGIAVPLLYEADGTRMPSLRREPSVVRALGEAVIGNRRAGRFPALGELITDPAAYTRRTRADWASGALMLLSRECLDACGRWDESYFLYSEETEYCLRARDLGFATRLQPTASAEHLGGDSQVSPRLWTLLVLNRVRLHRRRHGGLASTAFRAAVLLREASRAALGRAPSRAAAAALLSNAALRATPGP
- a CDS encoding O-antigen ligase family protein; the encoded protein is MTISEILAVLRRRWYLMVPLTLLGLLAGGYLYVHVPPVYQSTSSVSLLDSSAVAELAPTYGNPISNAGGSLVVTADLLIRTVESGDSAEALQGLGVTDAYTVGFAADASGPLITLTVTGPDRDKVLHETSTITAFAGSQLAALQQQAGVPAAYMVTTAPVVLPQAPVTQSKSKYQFVAGVVILGATGGLLLSFVTESVVLARRRRPFQGARINPWPVRRAAGRLLGHPVDATTVLTVYLALALFIPSDLALPALGGVGTPANVFALLGLMWYLATWFCDRIVPAAGTRGPRLAMCVLTGAVLCSYVADALRSSSHEEVMGADRGLIGLLAWVGLVVLTSAGIQDRARLDTLMRRLIVMATVVAALGYYDFFTSTNIADSINIPGLHASTTGISAMDRGSFTRPRSTTAQPLEFGGMLSILLPFAIQQAFDPVRRHLHLVRRWGPVVIMGGALPLTVSRTSIIGIALVLAVMVLRWRPQRRWTAIGVVIASVGALKMVIPGLIGTIINLFSSFLSNSDSSTQARTVKYSEILPYLTERPLFGRGFGTFTPDLYFFTDNQYMLSAAEMGAFGLVALLTLYLTGIHQGGAIRRLARTESDRELGQAFFASALVALVISATFDSLSFAMFAGMFFLTLGAGGRYLAFVRADAEAATALPAPVRRHPVPQLVEN
- a CDS encoding glycosyltransferase family 2 protein — its product is MSSLSVVVPCYKYGHFLADCVHSILDEQPGLDVRVLIIDDASPDDSAEVAGKLAAADPRIEVRVHERNQGHIATYNEGLLEWADTDYVALLSADDRLVPGALVRAAALLDAHPEVGFAYGRPLRFQHGGPLPRARTTGTGSAVYPGHWWLERRFREGTGCITSPEVVVRTSLQRAVGGYDPALPHAGDIEMWMRLAAHADVGHVRGADQAYYRVHGNNMSTTDFGGQLDDLRQRRAAFESVLVKCADQLPEAERLATVVHTRLARFALRRAYRAYDRGRTGVVPVDELVAFAEDCLPGFAALPEYRALRLRQRIGARAMPYLQPLVLSAVAERGREWLWWESWKRRGL
- a CDS encoding DUF4082 domain-containing protein; its protein translation is MVATLLFAALPLSGSAHAASDPCGAGSNPIVCENSKPGTPMSDWFSANAYGTVEGFTDQESYQAGDTVSFKVQSPIPYTIEIYRLGYYGGDGARLWSTAAQAAVTYPANFTTTGKPGAPADNGTTDGVANGKALACDTQASTGLVDCGNWPVTATWQVPADAVSGLYIAELDQTDGNGVMPYPFVVRDDASTSNIVVQTDDETWQAYNMWGGQDLYQGNGPAPDGRAYAVSYNRPLDIGGANGIFGSEFEMISWLEENGYDVSYLSGADVSTRPADLTSHKIFMSSGHDEYWTQSQFTNVLNARRAGVNEAFFSGNEVSWETRFAASIDGTSTTDRTLVCYKMTKLEQTPPDGVADPTGVWTGAFLDPGSAAYGQPLEAENILTGSLFIMNGNRNDALTVPGTYAGLRIWRNTSVAKLGPTQTATFPAGTLGYEWDSDLNDSTRPSGEIDLSSTTVNITSGEYVRLDYGNTYGTGTATNNLVEFRDPTSNALVFGTGTVQWSWGLTNVPAADPADEVVTADPDMQQATVNILADMGVQPQTIQSGLVAATQSAVTTGPTVTVRAPLAGSTVPAQQPVTITGTATAATGAVVARVEVSTDGGTTWNPATGLGTWSYSWTPTSTGAARIEVRAEDDSANVGATATVPVTVGAQQCPCTVFPASAVPGTVNSGDANAIEVGVKIESSVPGTITGIRFYKSAGNTGTHTGSLWTSSGTLLATGTFTNETASGWQEMDFATPVPVKANTVYVAGYYAPGGDYSYDAGYFARSGAGLAPLTALQEGADGDNGVYRYGAGGGFPTSTSNGANYWVDAVLTTATASTTPPSVTTTTPGSGATGVSIAAPVSATFNEEIDSSTLAFTLTDSSGHAVPGTAAPGTGDSVTFTPSSDLALNTTYTASVSATDLWGNAMTAPVTWTFTTSPTPPTLNCPCGLWSGGTTPTVTDETTDPNSVELGTRFQSAVAGQVTGVTFYKGTGNTGTHTGSLWSNGGTLLATGTFTKETASGWQTLTFATPVTIAANTPYVVSYHAPNGNYAYNSGYFGQAFENYPLTALADATGSANGLYSYGASAFPTGSYGNDNYWVGPLFTPSASAAASPSPSASAGAGGSAETQSAKQGKPVPKPSPSGSENILD